Proteins from a genomic interval of Diaminobutyricimonas aerilata:
- a CDS encoding helicase-associated domain-containing protein, which translates to MDDQALTRLLHDREVKPNGIRDVFDLADALLDRSSVQQALARLDRPTLAVLAAASAGTLDDIDDPTQRLQRLHGLALLDAEPEAPATAPLVYDSVNEQLDSWPSLGLPSRDDLISGSAPAALESVSTTDRRFIDRAAADHAFGATTAVAELLAALELQPARELHRGGMSLPDAKRLAASAGVELDAVPAVRRIAENAQLAQLAGGLWSAAPLAAEWADRATAARWTHLASAWLDRLPPELREVLVERLHAVWGEGFADYVDWFFPAGGDRMRERVSEHLADAERLGITASGAPSTAGMHLLRGEPAEAEAAMAELFPGEVEKVYLQHDLTIVSPGPLAPAIDARLRRIADVESRSLASSYRVTRQSLTRALGGGETAESLRRFLASISLTGIPQPLDYLIGETSSRYGALRVGAIDPSAATPGTADASARSYVRSDDTGLLGTVAVDQELSAIALEPVGPHRLISRFPVEVVLWSLHDARYPVVAEDAEGRTIEIERPRTRQPAPEPTDPVAALLTRLRDTRTVEPEETGQAWIARQLEQAVKARTIVDVTVTLPNGSEAVYRVEPTGLAGGRVRGRDAKADIERTLPLSHISAVTPLP; encoded by the coding sequence ATGGACGACCAGGCGCTCACCCGGTTGCTGCACGACCGTGAGGTGAAGCCGAACGGCATCCGCGATGTCTTCGATCTGGCGGATGCGCTGCTCGATCGCTCTTCGGTGCAGCAGGCGCTCGCGCGACTCGACCGACCCACCCTCGCCGTGCTCGCCGCGGCGAGCGCCGGAACGCTCGACGACATCGACGACCCCACCCAGAGGCTGCAGCGCCTGCACGGCCTCGCCCTGCTCGACGCCGAACCCGAAGCGCCCGCCACCGCGCCCCTCGTCTACGACTCGGTGAACGAGCAGCTCGATTCCTGGCCGTCGCTCGGCCTGCCCTCACGCGACGACCTCATCTCGGGCAGCGCGCCGGCCGCCCTCGAGTCCGTGTCGACCACGGACCGCCGATTCATCGACCGCGCCGCCGCCGATCACGCGTTCGGCGCGACGACGGCGGTCGCCGAACTGCTCGCGGCGCTCGAGCTGCAGCCCGCGCGCGAGCTGCACCGCGGTGGCATGTCGCTGCCGGATGCGAAGCGCCTCGCGGCGAGCGCCGGCGTCGAACTCGACGCGGTGCCCGCGGTGCGCCGCATCGCCGAGAACGCGCAGCTCGCGCAACTCGCCGGCGGACTCTGGTCGGCCGCGCCCCTCGCCGCCGAGTGGGCCGACCGCGCCACCGCGGCCCGCTGGACCCACCTCGCCTCCGCCTGGCTCGACCGCCTGCCCCCGGAACTGCGCGAGGTGCTCGTCGAGCGTCTCCACGCCGTGTGGGGCGAGGGGTTCGCCGACTACGTCGACTGGTTCTTCCCCGCGGGCGGCGACCGGATGCGCGAGCGCGTCTCCGAGCACCTCGCCGACGCGGAGCGGCTCGGCATCACCGCATCCGGTGCCCCGTCGACGGCGGGCATGCACCTGCTGCGCGGTGAGCCCGCCGAGGCGGAGGCCGCGATGGCGGAGCTGTTCCCCGGCGAGGTCGAGAAGGTCTACCTGCAGCACGACCTCACGATCGTGTCGCCCGGACCCCTGGCCCCGGCGATCGACGCCCGGCTGCGGCGCATCGCCGATGTGGAGTCCCGTTCGCTCGCGTCGAGCTACCGCGTCACCCGGCAGAGCCTCACCCGCGCGCTCGGCGGCGGCGAGACGGCCGAGTCGCTGCGCCGGTTCCTCGCGAGCATCTCGCTCACCGGCATCCCGCAACCGCTCGACTACCTGATCGGCGAGACGAGTTCGCGCTACGGAGCCCTGCGCGTCGGCGCGATCGACCCGTCGGCGGCGACACCGGGCACGGCGGACGCCTCCGCCCGCAGCTACGTGCGCTCCGACGACACCGGGCTGCTGGGCACGGTCGCTGTCGACCAGGAGCTCTCCGCCATCGCGCTCGAACCGGTCGGACCGCACCGCCTCATCAGCCGGTTCCCCGTCGAGGTGGTGCTGTGGAGCCTGCACGACGCCCGCTACCCGGTCGTCGCGGAGGATGCGGAGGGCCGCACGATCGAGATCGAGCGTCCGCGCACCCGGCAGCCGGCCCCGGAACCCACCGACCCGGTCGCGGCGCTGCTCACCCGACTGCGCGACACCCGCACCGTCGAGCCGGAGGAGACCGGTCAGGCGTGGATCGCACGCCAGCTCGAGCAGGCCGTGAAGGCCCGCACGATCGTCGACGTGACGGTGACCCTGCCGAACGGGTCGGAGGCGGTGTACCGCGTCGAGCCGACCGGACTCGCCGGCGGCCGCGTGCGCGGCCGCGACGCGAAGGCCGACATCGAGCGCACGCTGCCCCTCTCCCACATCAGCGCGGTCACCCCGCTCCCCTGA
- a CDS encoding DNA repair helicase XPB, translating to MTGGPLIVQSDRTVLLEVAHPDAEDARHELAVFAELERAPEHMHTYRITRLGLWNARAAGHEAADMIGTLERWSKFPIPQSVAVDIDETVGRYGRLVIERDDEGELVLRSTDPAVLSEVTRNKRIGPLLGVRRTSQVWTLMPWARGQVKQELVKIGWPADDLAGYTPGTPHPIDLKEDGWHLRDYQLKAVDNFFEGGSGVVVLPCGAGKTLVGAGAMAKADTTTLILVTNTVSARQWRSELLKRTSLTEDEIGEYSGQLKEIKPVTIATYQILTAKRKGEFAHLALLDALDWGLVVYDEVHLLPAPVFKLTAELQARRRLGLTATLVREDGRESDVFSLIGPKRFDAPWKEIEAQGYISPASCYEVRVDLPQQERLEYAASADDERYRLAATAPAKMQVVRDLVEKHQGERILVIGQYLDQIEQLAETLDAPQLTGATPVPERERLFQEFRDGVTKVLVVSKVANFSVDLPEATVAIQVSGSFGSRQEEAQRLGRLLRPKESGLPANFYTLVARDTVDQDFAQNRQRFLAEQGYSYTILDSDTIAA from the coding sequence ATGACCGGCGGACCCCTGATCGTGCAGAGCGATCGCACCGTACTGCTCGAGGTGGCGCACCCCGATGCGGAGGACGCGCGCCACGAGCTCGCGGTCTTCGCCGAGCTCGAGCGCGCCCCCGAGCACATGCACACCTACCGCATCACGCGGCTCGGCCTGTGGAACGCGCGCGCCGCCGGACACGAGGCCGCCGACATGATCGGCACGCTCGAGCGCTGGTCGAAGTTCCCGATCCCGCAGTCCGTCGCCGTCGACATCGACGAGACCGTCGGCCGCTACGGCCGCCTCGTGATCGAGCGCGACGACGAGGGAGAACTCGTGCTGCGCAGCACGGATCCCGCGGTGCTCAGCGAGGTCACGCGCAACAAGCGGATCGGACCGCTGCTCGGGGTGCGCCGCACCTCGCAGGTGTGGACGCTCATGCCGTGGGCGCGCGGGCAAGTGAAGCAGGAGCTCGTGAAGATCGGCTGGCCCGCCGATGATCTCGCCGGCTACACCCCCGGCACACCGCATCCGATCGACCTCAAGGAAGACGGCTGGCACCTGCGTGACTACCAGCTGAAGGCGGTCGACAACTTCTTCGAGGGCGGCTCCGGCGTCGTCGTGCTGCCCTGTGGCGCGGGCAAGACGCTCGTCGGCGCGGGCGCGATGGCGAAGGCCGACACGACGACGCTCATCCTCGTCACCAACACCGTCTCGGCGCGCCAGTGGCGCAGCGAGCTCCTCAAGCGCACGAGCCTCACCGAGGACGAGATCGGCGAGTACTCCGGTCAGCTCAAGGAGATCAAGCCGGTCACCATCGCGACGTACCAGATCCTCACGGCGAAACGGAAGGGCGAGTTCGCCCACCTCGCGCTGCTCGACGCGCTCGACTGGGGTCTCGTGGTCTACGACGAGGTGCACCTGCTGCCCGCGCCGGTGTTCAAGCTCACCGCCGAACTGCAGGCGCGACGTCGCCTCGGGCTCACCGCGACCCTCGTGCGCGAAGACGGACGCGAGTCGGATGTGTTCAGCCTGATCGGTCCGAAGCGGTTCGATGCGCCGTGGAAGGAGATCGAGGCCCAGGGCTACATCTCCCCCGCCTCCTGCTACGAGGTGCGGGTCGACCTGCCGCAGCAGGAGCGGCTCGAGTACGCGGCGTCCGCCGACGACGAGCGGTACCGCCTCGCGGCGACCGCGCCGGCGAAGATGCAGGTCGTGCGCGACCTCGTCGAGAAGCACCAGGGCGAGCGCATCCTCGTGATCGGCCAGTATCTCGACCAGATCGAGCAGCTCGCCGAGACCCTCGACGCCCCGCAGCTGACCGGCGCGACGCCGGTGCCGGAGCGCGAGCGCCTGTTCCAGGAGTTCCGCGACGGCGTGACGAAGGTGCTCGTCGTCTCGAAGGTCGCCAACTTCTCGGTCGACCTCCCGGAGGCGACCGTCGCGATCCAGGTGTCCGGCTCGTTCGGCTCCCGGCAGGAGGAGGCTCAGCGCCTCGGCCGGCTGCTGCGTCCGAAGGAGAGCGGGCTGCCGGCGAACTTCTACACGCTCGTCGCGCGAGACACCGTCGACCAGGACTTCGCGCAGAACCGGCAGCGCTTCCTCGCCGAGCAGGGCTACAGCTACACGATCCTCGACTCCGACACGATCGCCGCCTGA
- a CDS encoding response regulator transcription factor, translated as MADGPKILIVDDEPNIRDLLTTSLRFAGFAVRAVGNGAAAISAVLEEEPDLIILDVMLPDMNGFGVTKRLRSSGYTSPILFLTAKDDTEDKITGLTVGGDDYVTKPFSLDEIVARIKAILRRTMQDDEDAIIRAGELTMDQDTHEVTIGNEQVELSPTEFKLLRYLMLNPNRVLSKAQILDHVWEYDFNGDAGIVESYISYLRRKLDQYSSEPIIQTKRGFGYMLKANKV; from the coding sequence ATGGCTGACGGACCCAAGATTCTCATCGTCGACGACGAGCCCAACATCCGCGACCTCCTCACCACGTCGCTGCGATTCGCCGGCTTCGCCGTGCGCGCCGTGGGGAACGGGGCCGCCGCCATCTCGGCAGTGCTCGAAGAGGAGCCCGACCTCATCATCCTCGACGTGATGCTGCCCGACATGAACGGCTTCGGCGTCACCAAGCGCCTGCGCTCGAGCGGCTACACCTCGCCCATCCTGTTCCTCACCGCGAAGGACGACACCGAGGACAAGATCACCGGCCTCACGGTAGGCGGCGACGACTACGTCACCAAGCCGTTCAGCCTCGACGAGATCGTCGCCCGCATCAAGGCCATCCTGCGCCGCACGATGCAGGACGACGAAGACGCGATCATCCGCGCCGGCGAGCTCACGATGGACCAGGACACCCACGAGGTCACCATCGGCAACGAGCAGGTCGAGCTCAGCCCGACCGAGTTCAAACTGCTGCGCTACCTCATGCTCAACCCCAACCGGGTGCTGTCGAAGGCGCAGATCCTCGATCACGTGTGGGAGTACGACTTCAACGGCGACGCCGGAATCGTGGAGAGTTACATCAGCTACCTGCGGCGTAAGCTCGACCAGTACTCGAGCGAGCCGATCATCCAGACCAAGCGCGGTTTCGGATACATGCTCAAAGCCAACAAGGTCTAA
- a CDS encoding sensor histidine kinase — protein sequence MHRHLSAWWNGISLRTKITGVTVLLLTLGLLVAGAGTMSLLNAYLLQEVDSRVATARDSLANESIERTSEGCKVSTGPTEEYYIAVISADGDDVLCDNRGVGQPAPDLSKLSFERTQDFEGQAFTAYSPGKVAQWRVIASEGRIAGTDADVSVVVGLDLTSTNDVVARFAAIFMFFAIAVVVLGGALTRLLVMTTFAPLRDVEETAARFADGDFNQRMSGALPNTEVGRLNRSLNAMLARIDRAFADRAKTIEQMRRFVGDASHELRTPLVSVRGYAELYRMGAIASEHDVAQAMDRIEKEAIRMSELVSDLLELARLDEARPVSLAPVDLVPIAHDVALDATAQSPDRTVTVVPLEFEPAEVEAPTDDEATPDADAGPTRRFGLRSTGANATGPVVFSGERWARLRNRRGRPQKQEEAPLAPRTIIDDEVRASVSGDENKIRQVVTNLMGNAMRYTPDGSPIEIGVGADRERGYGVIAVIDHGPGIPPQLREKIFQRFWRADSSRTRETGGSGLGLAIVSAIVRSHNGVVEVDETPGGGATFRVLLPLLPTAEPSPTTQSTPAGSVAGS from the coding sequence ATGCACCGTCACCTCTCCGCGTGGTGGAACGGGATCTCCCTCCGCACCAAGATCACGGGAGTGACGGTCCTCCTCCTCACGCTCGGCCTGCTCGTCGCGGGCGCGGGCACGATGTCGCTGCTCAACGCGTACCTCCTGCAAGAGGTGGACTCGCGGGTCGCGACGGCGCGTGACTCGCTCGCGAACGAGTCCATCGAGCGCACGAGCGAAGGGTGCAAGGTCAGCACCGGGCCCACGGAGGAGTACTACATCGCGGTGATCTCTGCCGATGGCGACGACGTGCTGTGCGACAACCGCGGAGTCGGACAGCCCGCCCCGGACCTGTCGAAGCTCTCCTTCGAGCGCACCCAGGACTTCGAGGGGCAGGCGTTCACCGCCTACTCCCCCGGCAAGGTCGCGCAGTGGCGGGTGATCGCGAGCGAGGGCCGCATCGCCGGCACCGACGCCGACGTCTCCGTGGTCGTCGGCCTCGACCTCACCAGCACGAACGACGTCGTCGCCCGCTTCGCCGCGATCTTCATGTTCTTCGCCATCGCCGTCGTCGTGCTCGGCGGTGCGCTCACGCGCCTGCTCGTCATGACCACGTTCGCGCCGCTGCGGGATGTGGAGGAGACGGCGGCGCGCTTCGCCGACGGCGACTTCAATCAGCGCATGTCGGGAGCACTCCCGAACACGGAGGTCGGCCGCCTCAACCGCTCCCTCAACGCGATGCTCGCCCGCATCGACCGCGCGTTCGCCGATCGCGCCAAGACGATCGAGCAGATGCGCCGCTTCGTCGGCGACGCGAGCCACGAGCTGCGCACCCCGCTCGTGTCGGTGCGCGGCTACGCCGAGCTCTACCGGATGGGCGCGATCGCCTCCGAGCACGACGTGGCGCAGGCGATGGACCGCATCGAGAAGGAGGCGATCCGCATGTCGGAGCTCGTCTCCGACCTTCTGGAGCTGGCCCGGCTCGACGAGGCGCGCCCGGTCTCCCTCGCCCCCGTCGACCTCGTGCCGATCGCCCACGACGTCGCGCTCGACGCGACCGCCCAGTCCCCCGACCGCACCGTGACGGTGGTGCCGCTCGAGTTCGAGCCGGCCGAGGTCGAGGCCCCGACCGACGACGAGGCGACTCCGGATGCGGACGCCGGCCCGACCCGCCGATTCGGTCTGCGGTCGACCGGGGCGAACGCCACCGGTCCGGTCGTCTTCTCCGGCGAACGCTGGGCCCGCCTGCGCAACCGTCGCGGTCGCCCGCAGAAGCAGGAGGAGGCGCCGCTCGCGCCCCGCACGATCATCGACGACGAGGTGCGGGCGAGCGTCAGCGGCGACGAGAACAAGATCCGCCAGGTCGTGACCAACCTCATGGGCAACGCCATGCGGTACACCCCCGACGGCAGCCCGATCGAGATCGGTGTCGGCGCGGACCGCGAGCGCGGCTACGGCGTCATCGCCGTCATCGACCACGGCCCGGGCATCCCGCCCCAGCTGCGCGAGAAGATCTTCCAGCGCTTCTGGCGCGCCGACAGCTCGCGCACCCGTGAGACCGGCGGCAGCGGCCTCGGACTCGCGATCGTCTCGGCGATCGTCCGGTCGCACAACGGCGTCGTCGAGGTGGACGAGACACCGGGGGGCGGCGCGACCTTCCGCGTGCTGCTGCCCCTCCTCCCCACCGCCGAGCCGTCCCCAACCACACAGTCCACCCCGGCCGGGAGCGTCGCGGGCTCGTAG
- a CDS encoding WXG100 family type VII secretion target, protein MTRYHVDADAVLSVTAAVRGSISRIQSEVSGLHGQLTNLQGSWGGQAATAFQSVITDWRATQLRVEESLAQITTALGQAGQQYADIESANARLFGR, encoded by the coding sequence ATGACCCGTTACCACGTCGATGCCGATGCCGTCCTCTCCGTCACCGCCGCCGTCCGCGGCTCGATCAGCCGCATCCAGAGCGAGGTGAGCGGCCTGCACGGTCAGCTCACCAACCTGCAGGGGTCGTGGGGCGGTCAAGCCGCGACCGCCTTCCAGTCGGTCATCACCGACTGGCGCGCCACCCAGCTGCGCGTCGAAGAGAGCCTCGCGCAGATCACCACCGCGCTCGGCCAGGCCGGTCAGCAGTACGCCGACATCGAGTCGGCGAACGCGCGACTGTTCGGCCGCTAG
- a CDS encoding NAD(P)/FAD-dependent oxidoreductase: MAHSSPVSHDAPDDSHLPADSHAHSDAPVDVAVVGAGIVGASIAYHLASRGLAVTIFDAGLPASGATGASFAWIGATEVPDVPSAPLRRIAVDEYRRLESEVPELDVTWSGSLTWPPAATNGWLDAAAIAAVEPGLRTPPLGAVHSPEDGAVDPVAATEALVDAAVARGARVHVGTPVTGLLIEGELVIGVRTPRGDVRAGTVVVAAGVGTAALCAAVGVHVPVHSSPAVLVRARSARRVVHGIVAGPDFEVRQDREGVLLLPLEYTGEQSQHDLARTARRAVDRLRAELDRTRDVRLVSVDIGWRPMPIDGEPIVGAVPGRPGLYVSVMHSGVTLAAAVGRLVADEIAGHPGDGDAGASEGVDSLELRGCRLERFGA, encoded by the coding sequence GTGGCTCATTCATCGCCCGTCTCCCATGACGCGCCTGACGACTCGCACCTTCCCGCCGACTCGCACGCACACTCCGACGCGCCCGTCGACGTCGCCGTGGTCGGCGCCGGCATCGTCGGCGCGTCGATCGCGTATCACCTCGCCTCCCGCGGGCTCGCGGTGACGATCTTCGATGCCGGTCTCCCTGCATCCGGCGCGACCGGAGCGTCCTTCGCGTGGATCGGCGCGACCGAGGTGCCGGATGTCCCCTCCGCGCCCCTGCGACGGATCGCGGTCGACGAATACCGCCGCCTCGAGAGCGAGGTGCCCGAGCTCGACGTCACGTGGTCCGGTTCGCTCACCTGGCCGCCGGCAGCGACGAACGGATGGTTGGACGCGGCGGCGATCGCGGCCGTCGAGCCGGGGCTGCGCACCCCGCCGCTCGGGGCCGTGCATTCGCCGGAGGACGGCGCGGTCGACCCGGTGGCGGCGACCGAGGCGCTCGTCGATGCCGCCGTCGCGCGGGGCGCGCGCGTGCACGTCGGCACCCCCGTGACCGGGTTGCTTATCGAGGGGGAGTTGGTGATCGGGGTGCGTACCCCGCGCGGCGACGTGCGCGCGGGCACCGTCGTCGTCGCGGCCGGGGTCGGAACGGCTGCGCTGTGCGCCGCGGTCGGTGTCCATGTGCCCGTGCACTCCTCCCCGGCGGTGCTCGTGCGGGCGCGCAGCGCCCGGCGGGTCGTGCACGGCATCGTGGCGGGCCCGGACTTCGAGGTGCGTCAGGACCGCGAGGGCGTGCTGCTCCTGCCGCTCGAGTACACCGGAGAGCAGTCCCAACACGATCTCGCCCGCACCGCCCGGCGGGCCGTCGATCGGCTGCGTGCGGAGCTCGACCGCACCCGCGACGTGAGGCTGGTGTCGGTCGACATCGGTTGGCGGCCGATGCCGATCGACGGCGAACCGATCGTCGGCGCCGTGCCGGGTCGGCCGGGCCTGTACGTGAGTGTCATGCACTCCGGGGTCACTCTCGCCGCCGCGGTGGGGCGCCTCGTGGCCGACGAGATCGCCGGTCATCCCGGCGACGGTGACGCCGGTGCGAGCGAGGGCGTCGATTCGCTCGAACTCCGCGGCTGCCGCCTGGAGCGCTTCGGCGCCTAG
- the groL gene encoding chaperonin GroEL (60 kDa chaperone family; promotes refolding of misfolded polypeptides especially under stressful conditions; forms two stacked rings of heptamers to form a barrel-shaped 14mer; ends can be capped by GroES; misfolded proteins enter the barrel where they are refolded when GroES binds) yields MAKIIAFDEEARRGLERGLNTLADAVKVTLGPRGRNVVLEKKWGAPTITNDGVSIAKEIELDDPYEKIGAELVKEVAKKTDDVAGDGTTTSVVLAQALVREGLRNVAAGADPISLKRGIEKATQAVSDALIASAKEVETKEEIAATASISAADETIGALIAEAIDKVGKEGVVTVEESNTFGTELELTEGMRFDKGFINPYFVTDPERQEAVFEDPYILIVNSKISAIKDLLPVVDKVIQANKQLLIIAEDIDGEALATLVLNKIRGIFKSVAVKAPGFGDRRKAMLQDIAILTGGAVISEEIGLKLENTTLDLLGRARKVVVTKDETTIVEGAGDSEQIAGRVRQIRAEIDNTDSDYDREKLQERLAKLAGGVAVIKAGAATEVELKERKHRIEDAVRNAKAAVEEGIVAGGGVALIQAGLKAFQGDAITGLVGDEATGANIVRVAIDAPLKQIALNAGLEPGVVVDKVRNLPAGQGLNAATGEYVDMLEAGINDPVKVTRSALLNAASIAGLFLTTEAVVADKPEKNPAPVGDPSGGMDF; encoded by the coding sequence ATGGCTAAGATCATCGCTTTCGACGAAGAGGCCCGCCGCGGCCTCGAGCGCGGCCTCAACACCCTGGCCGACGCCGTCAAGGTCACGCTCGGACCGCGTGGACGCAACGTCGTCCTGGAGAAGAAGTGGGGCGCCCCCACCATCACGAACGACGGCGTTTCGATCGCCAAGGAGATCGAGCTCGACGACCCGTACGAGAAGATCGGTGCGGAGCTCGTCAAGGAGGTCGCCAAGAAGACCGACGACGTCGCCGGAGACGGCACCACGACCTCGGTCGTGCTCGCCCAGGCGCTCGTCCGCGAGGGCCTGCGCAACGTCGCGGCCGGCGCCGACCCCATCAGCCTCAAGCGCGGCATCGAGAAGGCCACCCAGGCCGTCTCCGACGCGCTCATCGCGAGCGCCAAGGAGGTCGAGACCAAGGAGGAGATCGCCGCCACCGCGTCGATCTCGGCCGCCGACGAGACCATCGGTGCGCTCATCGCCGAGGCCATCGACAAGGTGGGCAAGGAGGGTGTCGTCACCGTCGAGGAGTCGAACACCTTCGGCACCGAGCTCGAGCTCACCGAGGGTATGCGCTTCGACAAGGGCTTCATCAACCCCTACTTCGTCACCGACCCGGAGCGTCAGGAAGCGGTCTTCGAAGACCCGTACATCCTGATCGTCAACTCCAAGATCTCCGCGATCAAGGACCTCCTGCCGGTCGTCGACAAGGTCATCCAGGCCAACAAGCAGCTGCTCATCATCGCCGAGGACATCGACGGTGAGGCGCTCGCGACGCTCGTGCTCAACAAGATCCGCGGCATCTTCAAGTCGGTCGCCGTCAAGGCCCCCGGCTTCGGCGACCGCCGCAAGGCCATGCTGCAGGACATCGCCATCCTCACCGGTGGTGCCGTCATCAGCGAGGAGATCGGTCTCAAGCTCGAGAACACGACCCTCGACCTGCTCGGTCGCGCCCGCAAGGTCGTCGTGACCAAGGACGAGACCACGATCGTCGAGGGCGCCGGCGACAGCGAGCAGATCGCCGGTCGCGTGCGTCAGATCCGTGCCGAGATCGACAACACCGACAGCGACTACGACCGCGAGAAGCTCCAGGAGCGCCTCGCGAAGCTCGCCGGCGGCGTGGCCGTCATCAAGGCGGGTGCCGCGACCGAGGTCGAGCTCAAGGAGCGCAAGCACCGCATCGAGGACGCCGTGCGCAACGCGAAGGCCGCCGTCGAGGAGGGCATCGTCGCCGGTGGTGGCGTGGCCCTCATCCAGGCCGGCCTCAAGGCGTTCCAGGGCGACGCGATCACCGGTCTCGTCGGTGACGAGGCGACGGGTGCGAACATCGTGCGTGTCGCGATCGACGCTCCGCTGAAGCAGATCGCCCTCAACGCCGGTCTCGAGCCGGGCGTCGTGGTCGACAAGGTGCGCAACCTCCCCGCCGGCCAGGGCCTCAACGCCGCGACCGGTGAGTACGTCGACATGCTCGAGGCGGGCATCAACGACCCGGTGAAGGTCACCCGTTCGGCGCTGCTCAACGCGGCGTCGATCGCCGGTCTGTTCCTCACCACCGAGGCCGTCGTGGCCGACAAGCCGGAGAAGAACCCGGCTCCGGTCGGCGACCCGAGCGGTGGCATGGACTTCTGA
- a CDS encoding cold-shock protein, whose translation MATGTVKWFNAEKGFGFITVEGGGQDVFVHYSAIDMSGYKVLEEGQQVVFEVGTGSKGPQAESVRLA comes from the coding sequence ATGGCGACTGGGACCGTGAAGTGGTTCAACGCAGAGAAGGGCTTCGGCTTCATCACCGTCGAGGGCGGAGGCCAGGACGTGTTCGTCCACTACTCCGCGATCGACATGAGCGGCTACAAGGTCCTCGAAGAGGGCCAGCAGGTCGTCTTCGAGGTGGGTACCGGATCGAAGGGGCCGCAGGCCGAGTCGGTTCGCCTCGCCTGA
- a CDS encoding LytR C-terminal domain-containing protein: MAKFPRDEFDDIPTLPRVGAHRAPARKGRGWIRFAWAALATGVLVLVGVIGLALVNDSFRFDLPSLAGESSPPPTEAPPATAEPVTDPSAIDPALGLTITVLNASPVDELDEQIGDTLEEQGWPVGARNTAADRDFPDTIVFYNGEQFEGIARGILAAIGEPGDVQLSDAYPGAPVTVVLGADRAE, translated from the coding sequence ATGGCCAAGTTCCCGAGAGACGAATTCGACGACATCCCGACCCTGCCGCGGGTGGGCGCTCATCGGGCGCCGGCGCGCAAGGGGCGCGGATGGATCCGGTTCGCCTGGGCGGCGCTCGCGACCGGTGTGCTCGTGCTCGTCGGCGTCATCGGACTCGCGCTCGTCAACGACAGCTTCCGGTTCGACCTGCCCTCCCTCGCGGGGGAGAGTTCGCCTCCCCCCACCGAGGCTCCGCCTGCGACCGCGGAGCCGGTGACGGATCCTTCGGCGATCGACCCCGCGCTCGGACTCACCATCACCGTGCTCAACGCGAGCCCCGTCGACGAGCTCGACGAGCAGATCGGCGACACCCTCGAGGAGCAGGGTTGGCCCGTGGGCGCGCGCAACACGGCGGCCGACCGCGATTTCCCCGACACGATCGTCTTCTACAACGGCGAGCAGTTCGAGGGCATCGCCCGCGGCATCCTCGCGGCGATCGGCGAACCGGGCGACGTGCAGCTCTCCGACGCGTACCCCGGTGCCCCGGTGACCGTCGTGTTAGGCGCCGATCGAGCCGAATAG
- a CDS encoding DUF3263 domain-containing protein, translated as MGAVPERAPDTLSERDRRILDFEREWSRHVGAKEAAIRERFSLTPARYYQLLNGLIDDVDAVRYDPMLVGRLRRLRDARTAARGTRVFGADGGAGRPFDER; from the coding sequence ATGGGAGCCGTACCCGAACGCGCGCCGGACACGCTCAGTGAGCGCGACCGCCGCATCCTCGACTTCGAACGCGAGTGGTCGCGTCACGTCGGGGCGAAGGAGGCGGCCATCCGCGAGCGGTTCTCTCTCACGCCCGCCCGCTACTATCAACTGCTGAACGGCCTGATCGACGACGTCGACGCCGTTCGCTACGACCCGATGCTCGTCGGACGGCTGCGTCGCCTTCGCGATGCCCGCACCGCCGCCCGCGGCACCCGCGTGTTCGGTGCCGACGGCGGCGCGGGTCGCCCCTTCGACGAGCGCTGA